A window of the Lolium perenne isolate Kyuss_39 chromosome 7, Kyuss_2.0, whole genome shotgun sequence genome harbors these coding sequences:
- the LOC127318501 gene encoding 12-oxophytodienoate reductase 7 yields MDRPAPDQRPSLFSPYQMRRFSLAHRVVLAPMTRCRAIGGLPGPALAEYYAQRSTQGGLLISEGTVVSPAGPGFPHVPGIYNQEQIDAWKKVVDAVHAKGSIFFCQLWHVGRASHQVYQPDGAAPISSTDKPISSRWKILMPDGSYGKYPEPRRLAISEIPDIVEQYRQAAINAIAAGFDGIEIHGAHGYIIDQFLKDGINDRMDSYGGSLPNRCRFLLDVTQAVVSSIGSDRVAVRVSPAIDHLDAYDSNPMQLGMAVVERLNVLQQEAGQLAYLHVTQPRYAAYGQTESGPHGSDEEESRLMRTLRGAYQGTFMCSGGYTRELGLEAVESGDADLVSYGRLFISNPDLVERFRLNAGLNKYVRKTFYTPDPVVGYTDYPFLGQPKSRM; encoded by the exons ATGGATCGGCCGGCGCCGGATCAGCGGCCGTCGCTCTTCTCGCCCTACCAGATGCGCCGCTTCAGCCTCGCCCACCG GGTGGTGCTGGCGCCGATGACGAGGTGCAGGGCCATCGGAGGGCTGCCGGGGCCGGCGCTGGCGGAGTACTACGCGCAGCGGTCCACCCAGGGAGGCCTGCTCATCTCCGAGGGAACCGTCGTCTCGCCGGCGGGTCCGGG GTTTCCTCATGTCCCTGGAATTTACAATCAAGAGCAGATAGATGCATGGAAAAAGGTGGTGGATGCTGTGCATGCCAAAGGAAGCATATTTTTCTGCCAATTATGGCACGTAGGCAGAGCTTCTCACCAAG TATACCAGCCAGACGGTGCTGCTCCAATATCCTCAACTGATAAGCCGATATCATCAAGATGGAAGATACTGATGCCTGATGGTTCATACGGAAAGTATCCCGAGCCAAGGCGCCTTGCAATATCAGAAATACCGGACATAGTTGAGCAATATCGCCAAGCTGCCATAAACGCCATTGCAGCAG GTTTCGATGGCATCGAGATCCACGGTGCTCATGGCTACATCATTGATCAATTCCTCAAGGATGGCATCAACGACCGCATGGACAGCTACGGTGGATCACTCCCCAATCGATGTCGGTTTCTACTTGATGTGACCCAGGCCGTCGTATCGTCCATAGGATCGGACCGTGTTGCAGTGAGGGTATCTCCTGCCATTGACCACCTTGATGCCTATGACTCGAACCCCATGCAGCTTGGCATGGCAGTAGTCGAACGGCTTAATGTCCTTCAGCAAGAAGCTGGACAACTTGCTTACCTCCACGTGACGCAGCCCCGGTATGCGGCCTACGGGCAGACGGAGTCAGGCCCGCACGGCAGCGACGAGGAAGAGAGCCGCCTGATGCGCACCCTGCGAGGTGCGTACCAGGGCACATTCATGTGCAGCGGCGGCTATACGAGGGAGCTTGGGTTGGAAGCGGTGGAGAGCGGGGACGCCGACCTGGTGTCGTACGGGCGGCTATTCATATCGAACCCAGACCTAGTTGAGCGCTTCAGGCTGAACGCAGGCCTGAACAAGTATGTGAGGAAAACGTTCTACACCCCTGATCCCGTCGTGGGTTACACAGACTACCCGTTCCTCGGCCAGCCTAAGTCGCGCATGTAG